One Solanum lycopersicum chromosome 2, SLM_r2.1 genomic region harbors:
- the LOC101257944 gene encoding probable protein phosphatase 2C 47 isoform X4, whose product MRESPTQILPLKSSSSNDSGYVPIFRSGSYSEIGPKPNMEDEHICINDLCKHIGSSKGLLSPGAFYGVFDGHGGIDAASFTQKNLLSFIVEDTHFPSMVKRAIRNAFVKADYALADTESLDNTSGTTALTALILGRTMLIANAGDSRAVLGKRGRAIELSKDHKPNTTSEKLRIEKLGGVIYDGYLNGQLSVARALGDWHIKGPKGSKGPLSSEPELEELILSKEDEFLIMGCDGLWDVMSSQYAVTIVRKELMLHNDPERCSKELVREALKRNTCDNLTVLVVCFSHDPPPRIEIPRTQRKRSISAEGLDLLKGVLSDI is encoded by the exons ATGAGA GAGTCGCCTACACAAATTCTTCCTCTTAAATCATCATCAAGTAACGATTCTGGATATGTTCCCATCTTTCGCTCAGGAAGCTATTCTGAGATTGGACCAAAACCAAACATGGAAGATGAGCATATCTGTATCAATGATCTTTGCAAACACATTGGCTCTTCCAAGGGGCTTCTTTCTCCTGGGGCATTTTATGGG GTGTTTGATGGTCATGGTGGCATTGATGCTGCATCATTCACTCAAAAGAATCTCCTAAGCTTTATTGTAGAGGATACACATTTTCCATCGATGGTCAAAAGAGCTATCAGGAATGCTTTTGTTAAAGCTGATTATGCACTGGCTGATACCGAATCACTTGATAATACCTCTGGAACAACTGCTCTGACTGCGCTTATTTTAGGACG GACCATGCTTATTGCTAATGCTGGGGACTCTCGAGCTGTTCTAGGAAAACGAGGAAGAGCGATTGAATTATCAAAAGACCACAAACCAAACACTACTTCTGAAAAATTAAGAATTGAGAAACTAGGGGGAGTCATATATGACGGTTACCTTAATGGCCAACTCTCGGTAGCACGAGCTCTTGGTGACTGGCACATAAAGGGTCCTAAAGGTTCAAAGGGCCCCTTAAGCTCAGAACCAGAATTGGAAGAGTTGATCCTTTCCAAAGaggatgagttcttgataatGGGGTGTGACGGCTTATGGGATGTCATGAGTAGCCAGTACGCAGTAACTATCGTGAGGAAGGAGCTCATGCTGCATAATGATCCTGAGAGATGCTCGAAGGAACTTGTCAGGGAGGCACTAAAGCGTAATACTTGTGATAATCTAACAGTGCTTGTGGTTTGCTTCTCTCATGATCCACCCCCGCGAATTGAAATTCCCAGAACACAGAGGAAGAGGAGCATATCAGCTGAAGGATTGGATCTTCTAAAAGGTGTCTTAAGTGACATATAA
- the LOC101254181 gene encoding MLO-like protein 9, translating into MAGGGDGTSRQLDQTPTWAVAGVCAVIILISIALEKIIHKLGTWLTERHKKALFEALEKIKAELMVLGFISLTLVFSQYYIAGICIPTDVANTLLPCPAVHKEDKTEEHRRRLLWHERRILAGAEPKCDDGRVSLISIDALHQIHILIFFLAVLHVIYSAITMWLGKLKIRGWKCWEQETATHDYEFSNDPSRFRLTHETSFVRAHTSFWTNIPIFFYIGCFFRQFFRSVNKSDYLTLRNGFISVHLAPGSKFNFQKYIKRSLEDDFKVVVGVSPVLWGSFVVFLLLNVSGWHALFWASLIPLIIILAVGTQLQAVLTRMALDISERHAVVQGIPLVQGSDNYFWFGRPQLVLHLIHFALFQNAFQITYFLWIWYEYGLKSCFHDKFGFVIAKIALGVGVLFLCSYITLPLYALITQMGSNMKKSIFDEQTSKALKKWHMAVKKKQVAKGDKSIRTLGNASPRSSVGSPLHPSIGPTLHRFKTTGHSTRFNGYDDLEASDLENDPTTPIIRAEEHSTAHVTDHDDTELQVHVPQNEESSGNEDDFSFAKPAPKR; encoded by the exons ATGGCTGGTGGGGGTGATGGTACATCAAGACAGCTTGATCAGACACCTACTTGGGCTGTTGCTGGTGTTTGTGCAGTTATTATTCTCATTTCTATTGCTTTGGAGAAGATTATCCATAAACTTGGCACA TGGCTCACAGAGAGGCATAAGAAAGCTCTATTTGAGGCTTTGGAAAAGATTAAGGCTG AGTTGATGGTTcttggttttatctcattaaCCCTTGTGTTCAGCCAGTATTATATTGCTGGAATCTGTATCCCCACGGATGTGGCTAACACTCTGCTCCCTTGCCCTGCTGTTCACAAAGAGGATAAAACGGAGGAACATCGCAGGAGGCTTTTATGGCATGAGCGCAGGATTTTGGCTGGTGCAGAGCCTAAATGTGATGAT GGACGAGTCTCTCTCATTTCTATCGACGCACTGCATCAGATACACATCCTTATCTTCTTTTTGGCGGTCCTTCATGTGATATACAGTGCTATCACTATGTGGCTGGGAAAACTTAAG ATTCGTGGCTGGAAATGCTGGGAACAAGAGACCGCAACCCATGACTATGAGTTTTCAAATG ATCCTTCAAGATTTAGGCTTACTCATGAGACATCATTTGTCAGAGCACATACTAGTTTCTGGACCAATATTCCAATCTTCTTTTACATT GGATGTTTCTTCAGACAATTTTTCAGGTCCGTGAATAAGTCAGATTACTTGACCCTCCGCAATGGCTTTATCAGT GTTCATTTAGCTCCTGGAAGTAAATTTAACTTCCAAAAGTATATCAAAAGGTCATTAGAGGATGACTTCAAGGTAGTTGTTGGTGTCAG TCCAGTTTTGTGGGGATCATTTGTTGTTTTCTTGCTCCTAAATGTTAGTG GGTGGCATGCATTGTTTTGGGCTTCCTTAATTCCTTTGATT ATCATATTAGCTGTTGGAACACAGCTTCAGGCGGTGTTGACAAGAATGGCTCTTGACATCTCGGAGAGACATGCAGTAGTCCAGGGAATCCCTCTTGTTCAAGGCTCAGACAACTATTTTTGGTTTGGACGACCTCAGTTGGTTCTTCACCTCATCCATTTTGCCTTATTTCAG AATGCGTTCCAAATAACATATTTCTTATGGATATGG TATGAGTATGGGCTAAAATCTTGCTTCCATGACAAGTTTGGTTTTGTCATTGCGAAAATTGCTTTGGG GGTGGGAGTTTTATTCTTATGCAGCTATATCACTCTTCCGCTCTATGCCCTTATTACTCAG ATGGGCTCCAACATGAAGAAATCCATTTTTGATGAACAAACCTCAAAGGCATTAAAGAAGTGGCATATGGCAGTGAAGAAGAAACAGGTAGCTAAGGGAGACAAATCCATACGGACACTAGGCAATGCAAGTCCAAGGTCCTCTGTGGGTTCACCTCTACACCCATCAATTGGTCCTACACTTCATCGGTTTAAAACAACCGGTCACTCGACACGTTTCAATGGCTACGATGATCTAGAAGCATCTGACCTCGAGAATGATCCAACTACACCGATAATCCGTGCAGAGGAACACTCAACTGCACATGTTACTGATCATGATGATACTGAACTTCAAG
- the LOC101257944 gene encoding probable protein phosphatase 2C 47 isoform X3, whose protein sequence is MRESPTQILPLKSSSSNDSGYVPIFRSGSYSEIGPKPNMEDEHICINDLCKHIGSSKGLLSPGAFYGVSNFQVFDGHGGIDAASFTQKNLLSFIVEDTHFPSMVKRAIRNAFVKADYALADTESLDNTSGTTALTALILGRTMLIANAGDSRAVLGKRGRAIELSKDHKPNTTSEKLRIEKLGGVIYDGYLNGQLSVARALGDWHIKGPKGSKGPLSSEPELEELILSKEDEFLIMGCDGLWDVMSSQYAVTIVRKELMLHNDPERCSKELVREALKRNTCDNLTVLVVCFSHDPPPRIEIPRTQRKRSISAEGLDLLKGVLSDI, encoded by the exons ATGAGA GAGTCGCCTACACAAATTCTTCCTCTTAAATCATCATCAAGTAACGATTCTGGATATGTTCCCATCTTTCGCTCAGGAAGCTATTCTGAGATTGGACCAAAACCAAACATGGAAGATGAGCATATCTGTATCAATGATCTTTGCAAACACATTGGCTCTTCCAAGGGGCTTCTTTCTCCTGGGGCATTTTATGGGGTCAGTAACTTTCAG GTGTTTGATGGTCATGGTGGCATTGATGCTGCATCATTCACTCAAAAGAATCTCCTAAGCTTTATTGTAGAGGATACACATTTTCCATCGATGGTCAAAAGAGCTATCAGGAATGCTTTTGTTAAAGCTGATTATGCACTGGCTGATACCGAATCACTTGATAATACCTCTGGAACAACTGCTCTGACTGCGCTTATTTTAGGACG GACCATGCTTATTGCTAATGCTGGGGACTCTCGAGCTGTTCTAGGAAAACGAGGAAGAGCGATTGAATTATCAAAAGACCACAAACCAAACACTACTTCTGAAAAATTAAGAATTGAGAAACTAGGGGGAGTCATATATGACGGTTACCTTAATGGCCAACTCTCGGTAGCACGAGCTCTTGGTGACTGGCACATAAAGGGTCCTAAAGGTTCAAAGGGCCCCTTAAGCTCAGAACCAGAATTGGAAGAGTTGATCCTTTCCAAAGaggatgagttcttgataatGGGGTGTGACGGCTTATGGGATGTCATGAGTAGCCAGTACGCAGTAACTATCGTGAGGAAGGAGCTCATGCTGCATAATGATCCTGAGAGATGCTCGAAGGAACTTGTCAGGGAGGCACTAAAGCGTAATACTTGTGATAATCTAACAGTGCTTGTGGTTTGCTTCTCTCATGATCCACCCCCGCGAATTGAAATTCCCAGAACACAGAGGAAGAGGAGCATATCAGCTGAAGGATTGGATCTTCTAAAAGGTGTCTTAAGTGACATATAA
- the LOC101257944 gene encoding probable protein phosphatase 2C 47 isoform X1, producing the protein MMVPETNMLPCNGEMENGFCKEDLSDIEENQEDLDQSSQLNIGKPPRNTTGMRHCISQAMLAGASPLESPTQILPLKSSSSNDSGYVPIFRSGSYSEIGPKPNMEDEHICINDLCKHIGSSKGLLSPGAFYGVSNFQVFDGHGGIDAASFTQKNLLSFIVEDTHFPSMVKRAIRNAFVKADYALADTESLDNTSGTTALTALILGRTMLIANAGDSRAVLGKRGRAIELSKDHKPNTTSEKLRIEKLGGVIYDGYLNGQLSVARALGDWHIKGPKGSKGPLSSEPELEELILSKEDEFLIMGCDGLWDVMSSQYAVTIVRKELMLHNDPERCSKELVREALKRNTCDNLTVLVVCFSHDPPPRIEIPRTQRKRSISAEGLDLLKGVLSDI; encoded by the exons ATGATGGTACCAGAGACAAATATGTTACCCTGTAATGGGGAAATGGAAAATGGATTCTGTAAGGAAGATTTATCAGACATAGAAGAAAATCAAGAGGACTTGGATCAGTCGAGCCAGTTAAATATAGGGAAACCACCAAGAAACACGACAGGGATGCGCCATTGTATAAGCCAAGCAATGTTGGCAGGTGCTTCGCCATTG GAGTCGCCTACACAAATTCTTCCTCTTAAATCATCATCAAGTAACGATTCTGGATATGTTCCCATCTTTCGCTCAGGAAGCTATTCTGAGATTGGACCAAAACCAAACATGGAAGATGAGCATATCTGTATCAATGATCTTTGCAAACACATTGGCTCTTCCAAGGGGCTTCTTTCTCCTGGGGCATTTTATGGGGTCAGTAACTTTCAG GTGTTTGATGGTCATGGTGGCATTGATGCTGCATCATTCACTCAAAAGAATCTCCTAAGCTTTATTGTAGAGGATACACATTTTCCATCGATGGTCAAAAGAGCTATCAGGAATGCTTTTGTTAAAGCTGATTATGCACTGGCTGATACCGAATCACTTGATAATACCTCTGGAACAACTGCTCTGACTGCGCTTATTTTAGGACG GACCATGCTTATTGCTAATGCTGGGGACTCTCGAGCTGTTCTAGGAAAACGAGGAAGAGCGATTGAATTATCAAAAGACCACAAACCAAACACTACTTCTGAAAAATTAAGAATTGAGAAACTAGGGGGAGTCATATATGACGGTTACCTTAATGGCCAACTCTCGGTAGCACGAGCTCTTGGTGACTGGCACATAAAGGGTCCTAAAGGTTCAAAGGGCCCCTTAAGCTCAGAACCAGAATTGGAAGAGTTGATCCTTTCCAAAGaggatgagttcttgataatGGGGTGTGACGGCTTATGGGATGTCATGAGTAGCCAGTACGCAGTAACTATCGTGAGGAAGGAGCTCATGCTGCATAATGATCCTGAGAGATGCTCGAAGGAACTTGTCAGGGAGGCACTAAAGCGTAATACTTGTGATAATCTAACAGTGCTTGTGGTTTGCTTCTCTCATGATCCACCCCCGCGAATTGAAATTCCCAGAACACAGAGGAAGAGGAGCATATCAGCTGAAGGATTGGATCTTCTAAAAGGTGTCTTAAGTGACATATAA
- the LOC101257944 gene encoding probable protein phosphatase 2C 47 isoform X2, which produces MMVPETNMLPCNGEMENGFCKEDLSDIEENQEDLDQSSQLNIGKPPRNTTGMRHCISQAMLAGASPLESPTQILPLKSSSSNDSGYVPIFRSGSYSEIGPKPNMEDEHICINDLCKHIGSSKGLLSPGAFYGVFDGHGGIDAASFTQKNLLSFIVEDTHFPSMVKRAIRNAFVKADYALADTESLDNTSGTTALTALILGRTMLIANAGDSRAVLGKRGRAIELSKDHKPNTTSEKLRIEKLGGVIYDGYLNGQLSVARALGDWHIKGPKGSKGPLSSEPELEELILSKEDEFLIMGCDGLWDVMSSQYAVTIVRKELMLHNDPERCSKELVREALKRNTCDNLTVLVVCFSHDPPPRIEIPRTQRKRSISAEGLDLLKGVLSDI; this is translated from the exons ATGATGGTACCAGAGACAAATATGTTACCCTGTAATGGGGAAATGGAAAATGGATTCTGTAAGGAAGATTTATCAGACATAGAAGAAAATCAAGAGGACTTGGATCAGTCGAGCCAGTTAAATATAGGGAAACCACCAAGAAACACGACAGGGATGCGCCATTGTATAAGCCAAGCAATGTTGGCAGGTGCTTCGCCATTG GAGTCGCCTACACAAATTCTTCCTCTTAAATCATCATCAAGTAACGATTCTGGATATGTTCCCATCTTTCGCTCAGGAAGCTATTCTGAGATTGGACCAAAACCAAACATGGAAGATGAGCATATCTGTATCAATGATCTTTGCAAACACATTGGCTCTTCCAAGGGGCTTCTTTCTCCTGGGGCATTTTATGGG GTGTTTGATGGTCATGGTGGCATTGATGCTGCATCATTCACTCAAAAGAATCTCCTAAGCTTTATTGTAGAGGATACACATTTTCCATCGATGGTCAAAAGAGCTATCAGGAATGCTTTTGTTAAAGCTGATTATGCACTGGCTGATACCGAATCACTTGATAATACCTCTGGAACAACTGCTCTGACTGCGCTTATTTTAGGACG GACCATGCTTATTGCTAATGCTGGGGACTCTCGAGCTGTTCTAGGAAAACGAGGAAGAGCGATTGAATTATCAAAAGACCACAAACCAAACACTACTTCTGAAAAATTAAGAATTGAGAAACTAGGGGGAGTCATATATGACGGTTACCTTAATGGCCAACTCTCGGTAGCACGAGCTCTTGGTGACTGGCACATAAAGGGTCCTAAAGGTTCAAAGGGCCCCTTAAGCTCAGAACCAGAATTGGAAGAGTTGATCCTTTCCAAAGaggatgagttcttgataatGGGGTGTGACGGCTTATGGGATGTCATGAGTAGCCAGTACGCAGTAACTATCGTGAGGAAGGAGCTCATGCTGCATAATGATCCTGAGAGATGCTCGAAGGAACTTGTCAGGGAGGCACTAAAGCGTAATACTTGTGATAATCTAACAGTGCTTGTGGTTTGCTTCTCTCATGATCCACCCCCGCGAATTGAAATTCCCAGAACACAGAGGAAGAGGAGCATATCAGCTGAAGGATTGGATCTTCTAAAAGGTGTCTTAAGTGACATATAA